From the Mycobacterium sp. DL592 genome, the window CCTCCGAATTGATCGTGATGGCGATGACCGCGCTGCTGGAGTACCGCGACGAGGTCCTCATCCCGGCGCCGGACTTCCCGGTGTGGACGGCGGCGGTGCGACTCAACGGTGGGCGTGCCGTGTACTACCGCTGCGACGAGTCCTCGGACTGGTATCCCGACATCGCCGACATCGCGGCCAAGGTGACCTCCCGCACCCGCGCGATCGTGCTGATCAATCCGAACAACCCCACCGGCGCGGTGTACCCGCCAGAGGTACTGACCGGCATTCTCGACATCGCCCGGGAACACAATCTTGTGGTGTTCTCCGACGAGATGTATGACCGCATCCTCTATGACGGGGCCACCCATACGACGACGGCCTCGCTGGCGCCGGACCTGCTGTGCCTGACGTTCAACGGTCTGTCGAAGTCCTACCGGTGCGCTGGGTTCCGCGCGGGATGGGTGGCGATCACCGGACCGACCGACCACGCCGCAAGCTACCTGGAGGGCCTGACCGTACTCGCCGGATTACGCCGCTGCGCCAACGTTCCTGCCCAGCATGCCATTCGGCTGGCACTGGACAGCAAGCAGCCGCTGGGCGATCTCACCCTGCCCGGCGGCCGGCTTCGGGAGCAGCGCGATCGGGCCTGGGCGGCGCTCAACGCGATTCCCGGTGTCTCCTGCGTGAAGCCCAGGGGCGCGCTGTATGCGTTCCCGAAGATCGACCTCGATAGGTATCCGATCCGCGACGACGAACAGTTCGTCCTGGATCTGTTGCTGCAGGAGAAGATTCACATGGTTCCCGGCACGGGGCTGAACTGGCCCGCACCCGACCATGTGCGGATCGCGATGCTGCCGCACGCCGACGAACTCGACGACGCGATCGTGCGGTTCGGTGAGTTCCTGACGACCTACCGTCACTGACGGCGGGCGGTCACCTCCAACACGATCTCCCGGCTCGGGGTGGTGGCGATGCCGCGGGGCACCGAGCGCGGGGCTCGGCGACGGCGCTCCCGGTCCGGTTGACGCAACTCCAGGGTCCTCAGCAGGGTGCCGATCGCCACGGCCAACTCGGTCTGGGCGAATGCCGCACCGATGCAGCGGCGGAAGCCGCCGCCGAACGGCGCGTACTGGAACGGTGAGGGCTTGCCGTCGAGGAATCGGGTGGGGTCGAACTCGTCCGGCCGTTCCCAGATACTCGGATTGAAATGCAATGCGGGCAGGGCGATTCCGACGATCTCGCCGACAGAGCAGTCGGCGCCGGCGACCGTGAGTGGCCCGGTGAGCCGGCGCAGGACGATCGGCACGGCAGGGTGCATACGCAGGGTTTCTGCGATCACCGCTCCAAGGTATGGCAGCGCGGCGATCTGTCCCGGTGTCGCCGCGGTGGCCAGTTCCTCGTTGACCCGCGTGTGCACCTGCCCGTCGCGGTGGATGTGAAACAGCGCCCACGCCAGGGACGTCGACGTGGTCTCGTGCCCGGCGGCGAGCATCGTGCGCAACTGGTCGTGCAGCGCATTGTCGCGAAGGGCGTGACCGTTGTCGTCGGTGGCGTGCAGGATCAGGTCCATGACGTCGCCGCGGTGTTCGTCGCCGCGCTGCCGTTCGCTGATCTCCTCGGTCAGCAGCCGGTCGAGTCGGCGGCGCGCGTTCACCAGCCGGGCCCATGGCCCGCGCCCGGCGATCTCGCGACGCAGCCACGGCACCAGCATTAGCGGTGCACTGCCCGACTGCAGCAGTTCGGTTGTCACGGCGGCGTATTCGGCGCGTCGGGTGGGATCGGTCACGCCGAACACCACCCGGATCACGACGTCGATGGTGATGGCTTGCGCCAACTGGCCGACAGGCAACTCGTCGCCGGGGTGTGCATCGGCGATCGCGTGGCTGGTGGCGTCGGCGATCAGGTCGGCGTAGCCGCGCATGACCTCGCCGCGAAACGGCGGCGTCAGCACGCTGCGGGCCTGACGATGGGGCTCACCGGACAGCAGGATCAGTGAGTTCTCGCCGACGACGGGTTCGATCGGGTTGGGCAGGGGGGCCCGGCACGACGCCGACGGGGCGGTGAGGATGTCGCGGGCGGCGTCCTCGGTGGCGAAGAACTGCACCGTGCCCAGACCGGGGAATCGCACCACGAACGGCTCGGTGTCGCCGGCATGGCGCCGGAACATCCCGTCGGGGTCGACCCCGGCCCAGATCGCACGGCCGATCGCCGAGGCGACACCCATCAGGGCTGCGCCACCCCGTCGACCACGGCCTCCACCACGTGCAGCGGTGAGGCGGTCGGCACCACGCGCGTCATCCGGAATCCGGCCTTGCGCAGCAGTTCCCGGTACTCGCCCTCGGTGCGTTCGCGAGAGCCGAGGTTGATCAGCATCTCCAGATCCACCCAGTTCTGCGGGCCGTCGCGGCCGTCGTCGCTGAGCACCATCTCGACCAGCAGCACCGTGGCGGCCGGCCCGGCGGCCGCGCGGACGTTGCGCAGGATCTGCAGCGCCTTGTCGTCGGGCCAGTCGTGGATGATGTTCTTGAGCAGGTAGGCATCGCCGCCGGTGGGGACGCTGTCGAAGAATGAGCCGCCCACGATCTGTACGCGTTGCGCAATGCCGCTGTCGTGCAGGATCTTCGGGGCATCAGCCACCACCTGGGGGAGATCGAAGAGAATGCCCTGCGACTCCGGCGCCGAGGCAAGAGCCGCGGCCAGCAGAGCACCCTGGCCGCCACCGACGTCCACGATGGTGCGGTAGGCGCTGAAGTTGTAGCTGCCCACCACCACCGCGTGGGTCATCTGCGCCAGGGCCGTCATCGTCTGATTGAAGAGTTCGGCATGCTCGGGAATGTCGTCGAGGTAGTCGAAGCCGTCCTTGCCGCGCAACGCCGGGACGATCGACTCTCCGGTGCGCACCGACTCGGCCAGCAGTGTCCAGCGTTCCCGCTGCTCCTGGGAGCCCTGGAACAGAGCCGCCCCGCGCAGCGAGATCGGTGCGTCCGAACGCAGCGTGGCGGCAAGCGCATTGAGCGCGTAGCGGCCGTCGCGGCGGCGCCGGAAGATGCCCCTGCCGATCAGCGCCCGCAGCAACCGGCCCAGTGCGTCGGCGTCCACCCCGAGCCGCGCGGCGAGGTCGTCGAGCGGCAGCGGCCCGTCGGCGAGTGCGTCGGCGATCCCGAGTTCGGCGGCGGCGGTGATCGCCTGCGCCGGCCAGCCGGAGACGATGAGTTCCATCATCGACATCGGCGCCGGGACCAGCCGTTGATGCGCACGCAGCAGATGGTGGCGGGTCCACTCGACGGCCCGGGCCAACCCCGCGGGTGGGACAGGTTTACGCATCAAAGACCCCGCTCGATCCACTGGGCACCGTCTCGCGGATGCCGACCCGTTGATGAAGGCGGACAAGGGGTTTGGGTGCCCACCAGTTCGTCCTTCCCATCAGATGCATGAACGCCGGAACCAGCAGCGTGCGCACCAGGGTGGCGTCGGCGAGGATCGCGATCGTCAGGCCGACGCCGAGCATCCGCAGGAACGACACCTGCGCCCCGGCCAGGGCCGCAAAGGTGATCGCCATGATGAGTGCGGCGGCGGTGATCACCCGTGCGGTGCGGGCCAAGCCCAGCGCCACGCTGGTGTCGTTGTCGGCCGGGGTCTTCGCGCTGGCCAACCAGTACTCGCGGATACGGGAGACCAGGAACACCTCGTAGTCCATCGACAGCCCGAAGGCGATGCAGAACAACAGCACCGGGATGCTGATGGCCAACGTGCCGGTGGCAGTGGTGCCCAGCGCGCCGAGGTTGCCGTCCTGGAAGATCCACACCAGCGCCCCGAACGCGGCGGTCAATGACAACACGTTGAGCAGCAACGCTTTCAGCGGCACCACGACACTGCCGGTCATCAGGAACAGCAGGACGAAGGTGATGCCGGCGATGATGGCCAGCACCAGTCCCAGCCGGGAGGCGATGGCCGCGGCGGTGTCCCGGTTGACCTGTGCGGTGCCGCCGAACAACACTGCCCGGCCGTCGGGGCCGGGAACCGCCTGCAGCCGGTCGAGTTGGGTGGCGGAGGCCTGCGAGTACAGCGGGGCGGCGCTGGTGACGGTCAGGAACGCCTTGCCCCCTGCGACGGCGGTCGGTGTCGACGGCGGACCTGCCGGCGCTCCCGCCGCGAAAGTGCCTCCGATGGCGGACACCGACGTCACCTCCGGCACTGTCGACAGCTCGGCGGCGTAGTGGTCGAGCTGAGCCGGGGTGACGCCGCGGGCGTCGGGGACCACCACCGTCAGGTTCGTGGCGAGGTCGGCGGCGAACCGGGTGCGCAACTGGTCGCCGACCACATGCGCTGAACTGGTGGTGGGCAGCACCCGGTCGTCGGGAACACCCCATTTGACCCCGGTGAACGGGGTGCCGAGCGCGACCAGCAGCACGACGACCGCGAGCCCCACCGGTATCGCGGCGCGCATCGCGAACATCGCCACCCGATACCAGCGGCTGTCCTGCACCGGGGTTGCCTGCCGGACCCGGCGCCGCAGCGACAACGCGTCGAGGCGGTCACCGAGCAGCACGATGGCGGCCGGGGTCACCACCACCGCGGCGATCGAGGCGAACGCCACCACGGCGACACCGGCGTAGGCGAAGGACTTCAGCGCGTAGATCGGGAACAACACCATCGCCGCCATCGACAGCGCGACGGTCAACGCCGAGAACAACACGGTGCGCCCCGCCGCGGTCATCGTGCGGTGCAGGGCGGCGTCCCGGTCGGTGCCGGCGGCACGCTCGTCGCGGTAGCGGCTCAGCAGCAGCAGCGTGTAGTCGATGGCCAGCGCCAGCCCCATCGCCACCGCCAGGTTGAGCGAGAAGATCGAGACGTCGGTGGCGAAGCTGATCACCCGCAGCACGGCCATCGCCCCGAGGATCGCGATGCCGCCGACGGCAACCGGCAGTGCGGCGGCCACCAGACCGCCGAACACCCACACCAGAATCAGGAAGCTCAGCGGAATCGCAATGCCTTCCATGATTTTCAGGTCTTGTTCGCTCTGCTGGGTGATCTGCAGTTTGAGTACCGACTCGCCGCCGGCCCGCACCCTCACCCCGTCGCGGTCGTGGACGACCTGTTTCATCAGGGCGTCGGCGTTCTTCGGTGCGCCGTTCTCACCGCCGGTGATGCCGGCGACGATCACGCCGATGGTGCCGTCCTTACTGATCAGCGGTGCCGCCGCCGGGGGTGGCGCGGTCCACGGCGAGGTCACCGTCGCCACGACGGGTGAACGCGAGAGCGTCTGCACGATCTGGGTTCCCACCTCTCGGGCGGCACCTCCGGTGATCCCGTTGGCGGAACTGACCGTGATCAGCAGCGGCATGTCACCCTGGCCGAACGTGTCAGCGAGAACTCTGGTCGCCTGGGAGGACTGCGCGCCGGGGTCGGTGAGCCCGCCCGCGGACAGCCTTCCGGCGACGGGGATTCCGAAGACTGCGGTGCCGACCATGATGAGGATCGCCGCCACGATCATGCGCCGCGGGGCGTCGATGGCCAGCCGGGTGATCGCGGCTAACAGAGTGTCCTCCCGGATACCGGGGCCGCCGGGAGGGTGCCTGCCAGCCAGTGGTCGCGGGCGTCGAGTCTGCGCAGTTTGCCGCTGGACGTCCGGGGCAGGGCTCCCGGCTCGACGAGTTCGACGTGGCTGACGGCGATGCCGGTGCGCTGCAGCACGTGTGCGGCGATGTCGTGGGCGAGGTCGGGGGTTGCCGCCGGGGTGGTCTCGACGAGCAGCGCCAGGGCTTCGTCGCCGGAGCCAGCGGGCACGTAGCCGACGGCGACAGCGCATCCGGTGCGCACTCCGGCCAGTCCGTCGATGGCGGCTTCGAAGTCCTGCGGTGCGTGGTTGGCGCCGCGGATGATGATGGTGTCCTTGCTGCGGCCGGTGACGAAAAGCTCACCGCCGTCGATGAATCCGAGGTCACCGCAATCCAGCCAGCCATCGTGCAGCGCGGCATCGGTGAGGTCGGGTCGGCCGAAGTAGCCGGCCATCACGCTGGGCGCTCGCACCAGGATGCGTCCCGCCTCACTGGGTGGGACGGGGCGCGAGTCGGCGTCGCGGATCTCGACGTCGACACCGGCCAGCGGGCGGCCGACACTCACCCTGCCGTCGAGTGTTCGCAGCTCGGTGCCGGCCGGTTTGAAGGTAACGGCCAGCGCGGCCTCAGCCAGTCCGTAGACCGGCGTCATGGCCGAGTCGTGAAATCCCCAGCCCCCGAAGCGTTCACCGAACTGGCGGGCCACCTCGGCGCTGACCATCTCGGCGCCGTTGAGACACAGCGTCCAGGAACTCAGGTCGACGCCGTCGAGCTCGTCGTCGCGGATCCGTTTCAGGCACAGGCCGAAGGCGAAGTTCGGTGCGGCGGTGACGGTTCCGCGGTGCCTGGAGATGGCCCGCAGCCATGCCGAGGGGATCGCGAGGAACAGATCGGGCGCCAGCAGCACGAGTGGGCACGGAAGGTAGAACGCTGACAACAGGTTTCCGATCAACCCCATGTCGTGGTAGAGCGGCAGCCAGGTGACCCCGACGATGTCGGTCATCCCGGCGCGGGAGAAGTAGTCGGCGATGGCAGCCAGGTTGTAGAGCAGGTTCGCGTGGGTCAGTGCGACCGGTTTGGGGTCATGTGTTGTGCCCGAGGAGAATTGGATCAACGCGATATCGTCGGGGCGCGCGGTGACCTCAGGTGGATTGTCGCCGTCGAGCTCGGCGGCGGTGATGCATCCGAGCCGGGGTGCGGCGTGGGTGAGCGGCTCCTGCAACGCCGGGCTGATGCGGTCGTCGGTGATCACCAGCGCGGCCTGTACAGCCTGCAGCATCGCGGCGGTGCGCTGGTGGTATTCGGCGAGCTTGCCCAGCCGCACCGGCGGATACAGCGGCACCGCGATGGCGCCGGCCAGCAGCACACCGAAGAAGCAGGTCACGAAATCGGGGCCGGTGGGTAGCACCACGGCCACCCGATCACCGGGCGCTACACCACGATTGCGCAGGCCCGCCGCGACGGCTCGGGCGCGGTGCCGGATCTCGGCCATCGTGACGGGGTGGTCGGTCTCGTCGCGGCCGACGAAGGTCAGCGACTGACCGCCGCGGGCGGCGGCGTCAAGCATCGCGTCGAGGGTGGTGAACTTCGGTTCGACGGCAGGGGCGCCGATCATGGCCGCTCCTGGATGCGGCGTAGCACCAGTGCGGCCAGGTCGCCGAGGGTGTCCAGGTCGTCGCCGTCCTCGGCGTCGAGGTCGATGTCGTAGCGGGCTTCGATCCGGAACACCAGGGACAGCAGGTGCGCGGAGTCCAGGCCGGCGTCGCGCAGCGCGGAGTCCGCCGTCAGGTCGACGGGGCCGACCTCGGCGTGGATCAGGCCGATGATGTCGTCGGTGACCGCAGCCAGGGTCGCCGGCTGCCCGTTGGGCAACGTCATGTCGGCCGTCCGCCCCACCGCACGGCGGCTGCCGCCGCGAAGTCCCCCGCGTGGGCGAAGCCGGCCATCATCACGATGTCGCCCGGTTTCACCTGCCCGTCGCGTATGGCGGCGTCGAAGTTGACCGGGATGCCGACGGCGAACAGGTTGCCGCACTCGTGGAAGGTGTCGCGGTGGTGTTCGGGGTCGATGCCCAGCGCCTCGTTCCAGTTGCGCAGCAGCAGCCGGTTGGGCTGGTTGGTGACGAGCATGTCCAGGTCGCCGGTTGTCACCCCGATGCGGTCGCAGACTGCGCGGACCACCTGGGGCACCTGCCGGTTGCCGCGGGACAGCACCTTGATGATCTTGCCCTCGTTGAACCCGACGAAGCCCTCCCCCGGTCCCGCCTCCCACCACCGCCGCGGCGGGTCGGTGGCCAGCGTCATGTCGGTGGCGTTCTCGCCGTAGTAGCGGCATTCGATGTCGAGCACGGGCGAGGTGTCCGAGAGGGTGACCAGCCCGACGGCGGCCCCGTCACCGGGCACCGACGCCTGCGCCTTCTTGCGGACCTGCTCCTGCTCGAAGATCGTGCCACCGGCGTTCTGGGCGACGGCGATCAGCGCGGTGCGCCCCGCGCCGCTAGTGAGCAGTTGGCGAGCGAGCTTGAGCATCAACACAAATGCCGCGCAGCCGCCGTTGTGGACGTCGATGATCCACTCCGGGTTGATGCCCAGCCGGTGGGCCAGCTCGCCGCCGGCGCCCAGGATGGGCAGGTCGGGCAGCTGGGAATGGGTGAGCAGCACGTCGACCTCGTCGAGGACCCGGGGTCCGTGCCGTTCGACGAGGGTCTTGACCGCCTGCTCGATCATGTCGACGTTGGATTCGCCGCCGGCGGCGTGATGGCGGAAGTCGGGCGGGCGGAACATCGGGTTGTCGCGCAGGTCGTCGTCACCGCTGAACTGGGTGAACCATTCTGCGGGAAGCCGCTTTTCGGGTAGATAGGTGGCGATGTCGACGAGGCTGACGGTCATCGGGTGCGCATCCAGTCCGGGGTGACGGGCAGCCCGTGGTGATGGCGGTACTCGGCGATGGCCTTGAGGTTTTTGAGTTCCAGCAGGTGACCGGGGCCGAACATCTCCCAGAAGTCGCCGACCCACACCGGCCGCTGCGGGGGCGCGGTGTCCGGGTAGGGGTTCTTGTCGTAGAACGGATGGTGGCAGTTGGTCCACAGCACCACCGAGCCGGGCTTGTCAAACACCAACTGCGCGTCGACAACTCGCATCAGATAGATCATCCAGAGGTGCTTGCCCTGATCCCACGCGCAGTGGTAGTCGACCGTGCGGGCGTCGCGGTTGGCCGCGGTGCGGGTGTAGATCTCGGTCTCGTTGCCCAGCCGGTCGTAGGCCACCCAGAGCCCGGGCTCGTCGGTTTCGGTGAAGCCGCGCAGGCTGTAGGTCCACTCCTCCAGGGAGCGGGTGTCGGAGAGGTAGTCGAACAGTTCGTCGGGTGGGCAGTCGACGTAATCGTTGACGGTGCAGTACTCCCCGAATACCTCGTCGTGGGGGTAGACCGCGTGGATCATCTCCATGAGCACCGGGGTGGCCTTCTCCCGCGGTGAGGTCTCGATCCGCATCAGGCCGGGCAGCGGCTCGGTGATGTCTTCGAGTGCGGGCAATGTCATCGGTTGTCCTTCGCGGTTGATGCCAAAAATGCTGTGAAGGGCGGTATTTCGTCAGCGGAGCATTCGACGGCCACCACCGATGGGCCATCGGCCGCCAGCGCGGCCTTGAGGGCCGTCGCGAGCTCCGCGACGTCGGCGACGTCGGTGCAGGGCAGGCCGGGGAACATCGCGGCCAGCCCGGCGCCCAGGCGGCTGGGGCCGAACCGGTTGTAGCTGTATCGCCCGCCGTAGAACAGTTGCTCGCGCGTGACGCACATCGCGTGCGCCTGGTTGTCGAACAGGACGAACGTCACGGGCAGCTGATGCTGGATGGCGGTGTGAATCTCCATGCCGTGCATGTAGAACGATCCGTCGCCGGCGATCACGACGGTGCGACGCCGGTGCGCGAAGGCCATGCCGATGCCCGCGCCGAAGCTGTAGCCCATGCCGCCCATGCCCAGGGCCACCAGAAAGCGCCCGCCTCGGCGCGCGGGCAGCCAGTGGATGGCGGAGGCGCCGATATTGCCGGCGTCGACCGCGATGTCGGTGTCGTCGCGCATTGCGGCGTCGAGTTCGACCATGGCGTCGCGGTAGGCCACGCCGGGTCCGGTGTGTTCGGGCGGGGTGAGTTCGGTGGGTGCGGTGTGGTGTGGGGTGCTCGGCCGGGTGCGCAGCGCGGCGGCCAGTTGGGCCAGGGTCGACTTGAGGTCGTCGGTGTGGACGTGGGTGCCGGGTAGGTGCGGCGGGGCTGAG encodes:
- a CDS encoding pyridoxal phosphate-dependent aminotransferase, yielding MKFAQSSRLSNLSYDMAGPIAEHAARLEAAGHPVVRLDTGDPHPFGFEAPAELVREIADNLAASAGYVAPKGLPTARSAVAEYYRARNVPGADADHVYLGNGASELIVMAMTALLEYRDEVLIPAPDFPVWTAAVRLNGGRAVYYRCDESSDWYPDIADIAAKVTSRTRAIVLINPNNPTGAVYPPEVLTGILDIAREHNLVVFSDEMYDRILYDGATHTTTASLAPDLLCLTFNGLSKSYRCAGFRAGWVAITGPTDHAASYLEGLTVLAGLRRCANVPAQHAIRLALDSKQPLGDLTLPGGRLREQRDRAWAALNAIPGVSCVKPRGALYAFPKIDLDRYPIRDDEQFVLDLLLQEKIHMVPGTGLNWPAPDHVRIAMLPHADELDDAIVRFGEFLTTYRH
- a CDS encoding cytochrome P450; the encoded protein is MGVASAIGRAIWAGVDPDGMFRRHAGDTEPFVVRFPGLGTVQFFATEDAARDILTAPSASCRAPLPNPIEPVVGENSLILLSGEPHRQARSVLTPPFRGEVMRGYADLIADATSHAIADAHPGDELPVGQLAQAITIDVVIRVVFGVTDPTRRAEYAAVTTELLQSGSAPLMLVPWLRREIAGRGPWARLVNARRRLDRLLTEEISERQRGDEHRGDVMDLILHATDDNGHALRDNALHDQLRTMLAAGHETTSTSLAWALFHIHRDGQVHTRVNEELATAATPGQIAALPYLGAVIAETLRMHPAVPIVLRRLTGPLTVAGADCSVGEIVGIALPALHFNPSIWERPDEFDPTRFLDGKPSPFQYAPFGGGFRRCIGAAFAQTELAVAIGTLLRTLELRQPDRERRRRAPRSVPRGIATTPSREIVLEVTARRQ
- a CDS encoding methyltransferase; the encoded protein is MRKPVPPAGLARAVEWTRHHLLRAHQRLVPAPMSMMELIVSGWPAQAITAAAELGIADALADGPLPLDDLAARLGVDADALGRLLRALIGRGIFRRRRDGRYALNALAATLRSDAPISLRGAALFQGSQEQRERWTLLAESVRTGESIVPALRGKDGFDYLDDIPEHAELFNQTMTALAQMTHAVVVGSYNFSAYRTIVDVGGGQGALLAAALASAPESQGILFDLPQVVADAPKILHDSGIAQRVQIVGGSFFDSVPTGGDAYLLKNIIHDWPDDKALQILRNVRAAAGPAATVLLVEMVLSDDGRDGPQNWVDLEMLINLGSRERTEGEYRELLRKAGFRMTRVVPTASPLHVVEAVVDGVAQP
- a CDS encoding MMPL family transporter — protein: MLAAITRLAIDAPRRMIVAAILIMVGTAVFGIPVAGRLSAGGLTDPGAQSSQATRVLADTFGQGDMPLLITVSSANGITGGAAREVGTQIVQTLSRSPVVATVTSPWTAPPPAAAPLISKDGTIGVIVAGITGGENGAPKNADALMKQVVHDRDGVRVRAGGESVLKLQITQQSEQDLKIMEGIAIPLSFLILVWVFGGLVAAALPVAVGGIAILGAMAVLRVISFATDVSIFSLNLAVAMGLALAIDYTLLLLSRYRDERAAGTDRDAALHRTMTAAGRTVLFSALTVALSMAAMVLFPIYALKSFAYAGVAVVAFASIAAVVVTPAAIVLLGDRLDALSLRRRVRQATPVQDSRWYRVAMFAMRAAIPVGLAVVVLLVALGTPFTGVKWGVPDDRVLPTTSSAHVVGDQLRTRFAADLATNLTVVVPDARGVTPAQLDHYAAELSTVPEVTSVSAIGGTFAAGAPAGPPSTPTAVAGGKAFLTVTSAAPLYSQASATQLDRLQAVPGPDGRAVLFGGTAQVNRDTAAAIASRLGLVLAIIAGITFVLLFLMTGSVVVPLKALLLNVLSLTAAFGALVWIFQDGNLGALGTTATGTLAISIPVLLFCIAFGLSMDYEVFLVSRIREYWLASAKTPADNDTSVALGLARTARVITAAALIMAITFAALAGAQVSFLRMLGVGLTIAILADATLVRTLLVPAFMHLMGRTNWWAPKPLVRLHQRVGIRETVPSGSSGVFDA
- a CDS encoding AMP-binding protein, with translation MIGAPAVEPKFTTLDAMLDAAARGGQSLTFVGRDETDHPVTMAEIRHRARAVAAGLRNRGVAPGDRVAVVLPTGPDFVTCFFGVLLAGAIAVPLYPPVRLGKLAEYHQRTAAMLQAVQAALVITDDRISPALQEPLTHAAPRLGCITAAELDGDNPPEVTARPDDIALIQFSSGTTHDPKPVALTHANLLYNLAAIADYFSRAGMTDIVGVTWLPLYHDMGLIGNLLSAFYLPCPLVLLAPDLFLAIPSAWLRAISRHRGTVTAAPNFAFGLCLKRIRDDELDGVDLSSWTLCLNGAEMVSAEVARQFGERFGGWGFHDSAMTPVYGLAEAALAVTFKPAGTELRTLDGRVSVGRPLAGVDVEIRDADSRPVPPSEAGRILVRAPSVMAGYFGRPDLTDAALHDGWLDCGDLGFIDGGELFVTGRSKDTIIIRGANHAPQDFEAAIDGLAGVRTGCAVAVGYVPAGSGDEALALLVETTPAATPDLAHDIAAHVLQRTGIAVSHVELVEPGALPRTSSGKLRRLDARDHWLAGTLPAAPVSGRTLC
- a CDS encoding phosphopantetheine-binding protein gives rise to the protein MTLPNGQPATLAAVTDDIIGLIHAEVGPVDLTADSALRDAGLDSAHLLSLVFRIEARYDIDLDAEDGDDLDTLGDLAALVLRRIQERP
- a CDS encoding 3-oxoacyl-ACP synthase III family protein; translated protein: MTVSLVDIATYLPEKRLPAEWFTQFSGDDDLRDNPMFRPPDFRHHAAGGESNVDMIEQAVKTLVERHGPRVLDEVDVLLTHSQLPDLPILGAGGELAHRLGINPEWIIDVHNGGCAAFVLMLKLARQLLTSGAGRTALIAVAQNAGGTIFEQEQVRKKAQASVPGDGAAVGLVTLSDTSPVLDIECRYYGENATDMTLATDPPRRWWEAGPGEGFVGFNEGKIIKVLSRGNRQVPQVVRAVCDRIGVTTGDLDMLVTNQPNRLLLRNWNEALGIDPEHHRDTFHECGNLFAVGIPVNFDAAIRDGQVKPGDIVMMAGFAHAGDFAAAAAVRWGGRPT
- a CDS encoding SRPBCC family protein, translating into MTLPALEDITEPLPGLMRIETSPREKATPVLMEMIHAVYPHDEVFGEYCTVNDYVDCPPDELFDYLSDTRSLEEWTYSLRGFTETDEPGLWVAYDRLGNETEIYTRTAANRDARTVDYHCAWDQGKHLWMIYLMRVVDAQLVFDKPGSVVLWTNCHHPFYDKNPYPDTAPPQRPVWVGDFWEMFGPGHLLELKNLKAIAEYRHHHGLPVTPDWMRTR